One Dehalococcoidia bacterium DNA segment encodes these proteins:
- a CDS encoding ArsR family transcriptional regulator: MKGTREQALDLLRQRGELTVAELTALLGIAQPAVRRHLDILNAEGLVEFRSVRQHTGRPYFVYTLTERAREQASTGYSRLVERLLAELRALDDDSGAAGRLTETLLARMSEHLADEHRASISGETIEERAASLVATLAREGILDDFEVREDGVHLINSCCPYRRAALASEEVCRSEQRAISLLLETPVEQIGRIVDGRTCCEYLVGAVPVPVA; encoded by the coding sequence ATGAAGGGCACGCGGGAGCAGGCGCTGGATCTGCTGCGGCAGCGCGGTGAACTGACCGTCGCCGAGCTCACCGCCCTGCTCGGCATCGCCCAGCCCGCCGTGCGCCGGCATCTCGACATTCTGAATGCCGAGGGGCTGGTCGAGTTCCGCAGCGTGCGCCAGCACACCGGCCGGCCCTACTTCGTCTATACGCTCACCGAGCGGGCGCGGGAGCAGGCCTCGACCGGCTACTCGCGCCTGGTCGAACGGCTGTTGGCGGAGTTGCGGGCGCTGGACGACGACTCCGGCGCCGCTGGCCGGCTGACCGAAACGCTGCTGGCGCGCATGTCGGAGCACCTGGCGGACGAGCACCGCGCCAGCATCTCCGGCGAGACGATTGAGGAACGCGCCGCCTCGCTGGTCGCCACCCTTGCGCGCGAGGGGATTCTGGACGACTTCGAGGTGCGCGAAGATGGTGTGCACCTGATCAATTCCTGCTGCCCCTACCGCCGCGCGGCGCTGGCTTCCGAAGAGGTCTGCCGCTCCGAGCAGCGAGCGATCAGCCTGCTGCTGGAGACGCCGGTGGAGCAGATCGGCCGCATTGTCGATGGCCGCACCTGCTGCGAGTATCTGGTCGGCGCCGTGCCGGTGCCGGTGGCATAG
- the sufB gene encoding Fe-S cluster assembly protein SufB has translation MTTTTIDQIQGEGYKYGFHDEEKPVFKSERGLTPELVERISKMKGEPEWMTQFRLKALANFRSHPNPGWANGQLDNVDYENIFYYVKASDEGSRSWEDVPEYVKRTFDRLGIPEAEKKFLAGVGAQYDSEVVYHNIREDLEKLGVIFVGTDQGLKEYPELFKEYFGTVVPPNDNKLAALNSAVWSGGSFIYVPKGVHVDIPLQAYFRINTENMGQFERTLIIADEGSWVHYVEGCTAPTYSSDSLHSAVVEIIVKKGARVRYTTIQNWSNNVYNLVTKRAAAYQDAVMEWVDGNLGSKLTMKYPSIYLMEPGAHGEILSLAFAGHGQHQDAGGKVIHAAPHTTSNIVSKSISKGGGRTSYRGLLKVHEGCDDVSASVRCDALMIDEQSRSDTYPTMEVDAKRVTIGHEATVGRLGTDELFYLQSRGIPEVEAAKMIVNGFVEPIVKELPMEYAVELNRLIELQMEGSVG, from the coding sequence ATGACCACCACGACGATCGATCAGATCCAGGGCGAAGGCTATAAGTACGGCTTCCACGACGAGGAGAAGCCGGTCTTCAAGTCCGAACGCGGGCTCACGCCCGAGCTTGTCGAGCGCATCTCGAAGATGAAGGGCGAGCCGGAGTGGATGACGCAGTTCCGGCTGAAGGCGCTGGCGAACTTCCGCTCCCACCCGAATCCGGGCTGGGCGAACGGCCAGCTCGATAACGTCGACTACGAGAACATCTTCTACTACGTGAAGGCGTCGGACGAAGGCTCCCGCTCCTGGGAGGACGTACCCGAGTACGTCAAGCGCACCTTCGACCGGCTCGGCATTCCCGAGGCGGAGAAGAAGTTTTTGGCCGGCGTCGGCGCCCAGTACGACTCTGAGGTCGTCTATCACAACATCCGCGAAGACCTCGAAAAGCTCGGCGTGATCTTCGTCGGCACCGACCAAGGGCTCAAAGAGTACCCGGAGCTGTTCAAAGAGTACTTCGGCACGGTAGTGCCGCCGAACGACAACAAGCTCGCGGCGCTGAACAGCGCGGTGTGGAGCGGCGGCAGCTTCATCTACGTGCCCAAGGGCGTGCACGTCGATATCCCACTGCAGGCCTACTTCCGCATCAACACGGAGAACATGGGTCAGTTCGAGCGCACGCTGATCATCGCGGACGAGGGCAGCTGGGTGCATTATGTCGAGGGCTGCACCGCCCCGACCTACTCCAGCGACTCGCTGCACAGCGCCGTGGTCGAGATCATCGTCAAGAAGGGCGCACGCGTGCGCTACACGACGATCCAGAACTGGTCGAACAACGTCTACAACCTGGTGACGAAGCGCGCTGCGGCCTACCAGGACGCCGTGATGGAGTGGGTGGACGGCAATCTCGGCTCCAAGCTGACGATGAAGTACCCGAGCATCTACCTGATGGAGCCGGGCGCGCACGGCGAGATCCTCTCGCTCGCCTTCGCCGGCCACGGCCAGCACCAGGACGCCGGCGGCAAGGTGATCCACGCCGCGCCGCACACGACCTCGAACATCGTCTCCAAGTCAATCAGCAAGGGCGGCGGCCGCACCAGCTACCGTGGCCTGCTCAAGGTTCACGAGGGCTGCGACGACGTCTCGGCCAGCGTGCGCTGCGACGCGCTGATGATCGACGAGCAGTCGCGCTCGGACACCTATCCGACGATGGAGGTCGATGCCAAGCGCGTGACGATCGGTCACGAGGCCACCGTCGGCCGGCTGGGCACGGACGAGCTGTTCTACCTGCAAAGCCGCGGCATCCCGGAGGTCGAGGCGGCGAAGATGATCGTCAACGGCTTCGTCGAACCGATCGTTAAGGAGCTGCCGATGGAATACGCGGTCGAGCTGAACCGCCTGATCGAGCTGCAGATGGAAGGCTCGGTGGGGTAA
- a CDS encoding type II toxin-antitoxin system RelE/ParE family toxin produces the protein MLEFYLDARGSSPVEEFLDSLDLKTRARFLWSLEQLRVRNVSAHFPLVRHLEEHLWELREESRTNIYRVIYCFFTGRRIVLLHGFQKKTQKTPARELDTARRRYEDWLLRQESRRERNGHST, from the coding sequence GTGCTCGAGTTCTACCTTGACGCTCGCGGCAGTAGCCCGGTCGAAGAATTCCTCGATTCGCTCGACCTCAAGACGCGTGCCCGCTTCCTTTGGTCGCTGGAGCAACTGCGCGTGAGAAATGTGAGCGCACACTTCCCGCTCGTCCGCCATCTGGAGGAGCACCTCTGGGAACTGCGTGAGGAGAGTCGGACCAATATCTACCGGGTGATCTACTGCTTCTTCACCGGCCGCCGGATCGTGTTGCTGCACGGCTTCCAGAAGAAGACGCAAAAGACGCCGGCGCGTGAACTTGATACGGCGAGGCGGCGGTACGAGGACTGGTTGCTTCGGCAGGAGTCACGGAGAGAACGCAATGGCCACTCAACCTGA
- the sufC gene encoding Fe-S cluster assembly ATPase SufC, protein MTEKQPLLEISDLHIAIDDKEIVKGVSLTVNEGEIHALMGPNGSGKSTLANTVMGHPRYTVTGGEIRFRGQSVLGLPPDERARRGLFLSFQYPTAIPGVTMVNFLRRAVNATRGEDMPVRQFRTLLQEKMKLLKVDEDFARRYVNDGFSGGEKKKAEILQMGVLQPKLALLDETDSGLDVDALRIVAEGVNAVAGPEMGVLLITHYQRILNYIKPDVVHVLADGRLIKSGGADLAKQIEERGYDWLINVAAPA, encoded by the coding sequence ATGACCGAGAAGCAACCACTCCTGGAGATCAGCGACCTGCACATCGCAATCGATGACAAGGAGATCGTCAAGGGCGTCAGCCTGACGGTGAACGAGGGCGAGATCCACGCGCTGATGGGGCCGAACGGCTCGGGCAAGAGCACGCTCGCCAACACGGTGATGGGCCACCCGCGCTACACCGTCACCGGCGGCGAGATCCGCTTCCGCGGCCAGAGCGTGCTCGGCCTGCCGCCGGACGAGCGTGCGCGGCGCGGGCTCTTCCTGAGCTTCCAGTACCCGACGGCGATCCCCGGTGTGACCATGGTCAACTTCCTGCGCCGCGCCGTGAACGCGACGCGCGGTGAGGATATGCCGGTGCGCCAGTTCCGCACGCTGCTTCAAGAGAAGATGAAGCTGCTCAAAGTCGATGAAGATTTCGCTCGCCGCTACGTCAACGACGGCTTCTCCGGCGGCGAGAAGAAGAAGGCCGAGATCCTGCAGATGGGCGTGCTGCAGCCGAAGCTTGCGCTGCTGGACGAGACCGACTCCGGCCTCGACGTGGACGCGCTGCGCATCGTCGCCGAGGGCGTGAACGCCGTGGCCGGCCCCGAGATGGGCGTGCTGCTGATCACGCACTACCAGCGCATCTTGAACTACATCAAGCCGGACGTGGTGCATGTGCTCGCGGACGGGCGGCTGATCAAGTCCGGCGGCGCCGACCTCGCGAAACAGATCGAAGAGCGCGGCTACGACTGGCTGATCAACGTGGCAGCGCCCGCCTGA
- a CDS encoding helix-turn-helix transcriptional regulator, producing MATQPEIVSDGARRFHEYWVRQMADPAFREAYAAEAASKQLWLQLVEARQAAGLTQAELAQRLGVSQAQVARVEKRGYNSYTLKTLRRYVQALGGDFTLEVAVRCRTPAIAAAE from the coding sequence ATGGCCACTCAACCTGAAATCGTGTCGGATGGCGCGCGGCGCTTTCACGAGTACTGGGTCCGGCAGATGGCCGATCCCGCCTTTCGGGAAGCGTATGCGGCAGAGGCGGCCAGCAAACAGCTCTGGCTGCAACTCGTCGAGGCGCGGCAGGCGGCTGGTCTGACCCAGGCGGAATTGGCGCAGCGGCTCGGCGTATCGCAGGCACAGGTCGCGCGGGTCGAAAAGCGTGGCTACAACTCCTACACGCTGAAGACGCTGCGCCGCTATGTGCAGGCGCTAGGAGGCGATTTCACGCTTGAAGTCGCCGTGCGTTGTCGGACGCCTGCAATCGCTGCCGCCGAGTGA
- the sufD gene encoding Fe-S cluster assembly protein SufD: protein MTTVTDAELHFAPGFTREAVETLSRAKGEPDWMREKRLAAFAAYEATPLPTRDQRPWKYTDISRFRLDAFAPHARPPQGVAASSQLSVPGQDAAAGVLQQFDSHAHGGDLFEAAQRQGVVFTSIDRAVKEHPDLLQMYFMTECVPAQRDKFTALHGAFWSGGVFVYVPKDVEVQLPLYSLLWAESDAIAVFPHALIVAEPNSQVTLVEEYGSAEVQQGILSAGVTEIIAHEGARVRYVNLQRWGATATHFGTQRALLDRAASLNFATIGLGGRLAKATGESVMRGEGASSELLGLFFGRRGQQFDYVTLQDHQAPHTSSDLLFKSALTDRARSIYYGLVRVGPRAAASQANQVNRNLLLSDRAKADSDPVLEILTSEVTRCTHGASVGPVDEEELFYLQSRGIERTEAEKLLVSGFFNQVIGRVPDESVQQRLRDAVDERVLLLA, encoded by the coding sequence ATGACCACAGTTACCGACGCGGAGCTGCACTTCGCGCCCGGCTTTACCCGCGAGGCTGTCGAAACGCTCTCCCGCGCGAAGGGCGAGCCGGACTGGATGCGCGAGAAGCGGCTCGCGGCCTTCGCCGCCTACGAGGCGACACCGTTGCCGACGCGTGACCAGCGCCCCTGGAAGTACACCGACATTTCGCGATTCAGGCTCGACGCTTTCGCGCCGCACGCGCGGCCGCCGCAGGGCGTAGCTGCCTCCTCGCAGCTCAGCGTGCCAGGACAGGACGCCGCGGCCGGCGTGCTGCAGCAGTTCGACTCGCACGCGCACGGCGGTGACCTGTTCGAAGCGGCGCAGCGCCAGGGCGTCGTCTTCACCAGCATCGACCGCGCGGTCAAGGAGCACCCGGATCTCCTGCAGATGTACTTCATGACCGAGTGCGTGCCCGCGCAGCGGGACAAGTTCACGGCGCTGCACGGCGCCTTCTGGAGCGGCGGCGTCTTCGTCTACGTGCCGAAAGACGTCGAGGTGCAGCTGCCGCTCTACAGCCTGCTCTGGGCCGAGAGCGACGCGATCGCCGTCTTCCCGCACGCGTTGATCGTGGCCGAGCCGAACAGCCAGGTCACGCTGGTCGAGGAGTACGGCTCGGCCGAGGTGCAGCAGGGGATTCTCAGCGCCGGCGTCACCGAGATCATCGCGCACGAGGGGGCGCGGGTGCGCTACGTCAACCTGCAGCGCTGGGGCGCCACGGCCACGCACTTCGGCACGCAGCGGGCGTTGCTCGACCGCGCCGCCAGCCTCAACTTCGCCACGATCGGCCTCGGCGGCCGGCTGGCGAAAGCGACGGGCGAATCGGTGATGCGCGGCGAAGGCGCCAGCAGCGAGCTGCTTGGCCTCTTTTTCGGCCGCCGCGGCCAGCAGTTCGATTACGTCACCTTGCAAGATCACCAGGCGCCGCACACCAGCAGCGATCTGCTGTTCAAGTCCGCGCTGACGGATCGCGCACGCTCGATCTATTACGGCCTCGTGCGTGTGGGGCCGCGGGCAGCGGCTTCTCAGGCCAACCAGGTGAACCGCAACCTTCTGCTCAGCGATCGGGCAAAGGCCGACTCGGACCCCGTGTTGGAGATCCTCACCTCCGAGGTCACGCGCTGCACACACGGCGCCAGCGTCGGTCCCGTTGATGAGGAAGAGCTGTTCTATCTGCAGTCGCGCGGCATCGAGCGCACCGAAGCGGAAAAATTGCTCGTCTCGGGCTTCTTCAACCAGGTGATCGGCCGCGTGCCCGATGAGTCGGTGCAGCAGCGCCTGCGCGACGCGGTGGACGAGCGCGTGCTGCTGCTGGCGTAG
- a CDS encoding non-heme iron oxygenase ferredoxin subunit, producing MAFERVAGLDEVPAGKVHVVEIDGMPIALCNVDGAIYAIDDVCTHDEGPLDQGELDGVQIECPRHGARFDVRTGKALRLPAVVPVHTYTVELRDGAILVDPDS from the coding sequence ATGGCCTTCGAGCGCGTCGCAGGGCTGGACGAGGTACCGGCGGGTAAGGTCCACGTGGTGGAGATCGACGGCATGCCGATCGCGCTGTGCAACGTGGACGGCGCGATCTACGCGATCGACGACGTCTGCACGCACGACGAAGGCCCCCTGGACCAGGGCGAATTGGACGGCGTTCAGATCGAATGCCCGCGCCACGGCGCCCGCTTCGACGTGCGCACCGGCAAGGCGCTGAGGTTACCGGCGGTGGTGCCCGTTCACACGTACACGGTCGAACTCCGCGACGGAGCGATCTTGGTGGATCCGGATTCATAG